One window of Sphingomonas sp. KC8 genomic DNA carries:
- a CDS encoding sugar transferase, with protein sequence MSLKIGRVVDMMVAIAVLLAVLPVLALLCCATWLQDGANPIFVHRRIGLGGRSFPCLKIRTMVRDADARLRHLLETDPAAAAEWTRDQKLRCDPRITPFGAFLRKSSLDELPQLLNVIAGHMSLVGPRPIVQGEVARYGRYFRHYCLVRPGITGLWQVSGRNDTSYRRRVAIDTVYSRSKTVLGDLAIIGRTVPALMLSRGSY encoded by the coding sequence TTGTCGCTGAAGATTGGGCGCGTGGTGGACATGATGGTGGCGATCGCAGTTTTGCTGGCCGTCCTGCCAGTGCTCGCGCTGCTTTGCTGCGCCACCTGGCTGCAGGACGGAGCAAATCCGATCTTCGTTCACAGGCGCATCGGCCTGGGCGGGCGCAGCTTTCCGTGCCTGAAAATCCGCACGATGGTTCGCGATGCCGACGCCCGGCTACGCCATCTTCTGGAAACGGACCCAGCCGCCGCCGCCGAATGGACGCGGGATCAAAAGCTGCGGTGCGACCCCCGCATCACCCCTTTTGGCGCATTCCTGCGCAAATCCAGCCTGGATGAATTGCCGCAGCTGCTGAACGTGATCGCCGGGCATATGAGCCTTGTCGGGCCGCGTCCGATCGTTCAGGGCGAGGTGGCCCGGTACGGGCGCTACTTCCGGCATTATTGCCTTGTCCGCCCGGGAATAACCGGCCTGTGGCAAGTGAGCGGCCGCAACGACACCAGCTATCGCCGCCGCGTTGCCATCGACACCGTCTACAGCCGATCGAAAACCGTACTCGGTGATCTCGCGATCATCGGGCGTACCGTGCCAGCCCTGATGCTGAGCCGGGGCAGCTATTGA
- a CDS encoding glycosyltransferase family 2 protein translates to MNKVSVIIPTYNRGKHISRAIDSVINQEYSPYEIIVIDDGSSDNTEIILSHYKNYISYYRNSENIGSQNSRNRGITMSSGDVIAFLDSDDYWRKDKLRLQLERANASGNIRDFCVTCGHSLIGNDLPAFRPPETIGLEDILVHNIVGPTSNIMMSRSILDAVGLFDPVMPSCQDWELFIRIAQRVPILGVGEVLTFQDTDSSARISDNHKKVRDGHRAMYRRARATTDFRALPLAQRWQVRARQELALLRK, encoded by the coding sequence ATGAATAAGGTTTCCGTGATTATCCCAACATATAATCGTGGAAAACATATTTCCCGCGCGATCGATAGCGTCATAAATCAAGAATATAGTCCATATGAGATTATCGTAATTGATGATGGATCTAGCGATAACACAGAGATCATACTAAGCCATTATAAAAATTATATTTCATATTATAGAAATTCCGAGAATATTGGCTCCCAAAATAGTCGAAATCGCGGGATAACCATGTCATCGGGTGATGTGATCGCATTTCTCGATTCGGACGATTATTGGCGAAAGGACAAGTTGCGACTGCAACTGGAGCGGGCGAATGCGAGCGGCAATATAAGGGATTTTTGCGTGACATGCGGGCATTCGCTGATCGGCAACGATCTGCCGGCATTTCGGCCGCCGGAAACCATCGGCCTGGAAGATATTCTCGTTCACAACATCGTCGGGCCTACATCCAATATCATGATGTCACGATCGATATTGGATGCCGTTGGCCTGTTCGATCCCGTTATGCCAAGCTGCCAGGATTGGGAGCTTTTTATTCGCATCGCACAACGGGTGCCGATTCTAGGCGTGGGCGAGGTCCTGACATTTCAGGACACCGACAGCTCAGCGCGCATCTCGGATAATCACAAAAAGGTTCGGGACGGCCATCGCGCCATGTATCGGCGCGCACGCGCAACCACGGATTTCCGGGCGCTTCCATTGGCGCAGCGGTGGCAGGTGCGGGCGCGACAGGAATTGGCCCTGTTACGGAAATAA